The following are from one region of the Microtus pennsylvanicus isolate mMicPen1 chromosome 15, mMicPen1.hap1, whole genome shotgun sequence genome:
- the Dusp13a gene encoding dual specificity protein phosphatase 13A isoform X3: MAEASIPKPGEEVEATPCPSVLQLEELLRTGRASCSRVDEVWPNLFIGDAVTANNRFELWKLGITHVLNAAHGGLYCQGGPDFYGSSVSYLGVPAHDLPDFNISTYFSSAADFIHRALSTPGAKVLVHCVVGVSRSATLVLAYLMLRQQLSLRQAVLAVSQHRWIFPNRGFLRQLRQLDQQLRGAGQS, translated from the exons ATGGCTGAAGCCTCCATCCCAAAGCCAGGGGAAGAAGTAGAAGCCACACCTTGCCCCAGTGTCCTGCAGCTCGAAGAGCTCCTGAGGACGGGGAGAGCCTCTTGCAGCCGGGTGGATGAAGTTTGGCCCAACCTTTTCATAGGAGATGC GGTGACAGCAAATAACCGCTTTGAACTGTGGAAGTTGGGGATCACCCATGTGCTGAACGCTGCCCATGGGGGACTCTACTGTCAGGGAGGTCCTGACTTCTACGGCAGCAGTGTGAGCTACCTGGGGGTACCAGCACATGACCTCCCCGATTTCAATATCAGCACCTACTTCTCCTCAGCAGCTGACTTCATCCACCGTGCCCTCAGCACACCTGGGG ctaaGGTGCTCGTGCACTGTGTGGTGGGTGTGAGCCGCTCCGCCACACTGGTCCTGGCTTACCTTATGCTGCGTCAGCAGCTCTCCTTAAGGCAGGCAGTCCTCGCGGTAAGTCAGCACCGGTGGATCTTCCCCAACCGCGGCTTCCTCCGCCAGCTCCGCCAGTTGGACCAGCAACTGCGGGGTGCAGGCCAGAGCTAA